One Primulina huaijiensis isolate GDHJ02 unplaced genomic scaffold, ASM1229523v2 scaffold37775, whole genome shotgun sequence genomic window carries:
- the LOC140968668 gene encoding filament-like plant protein isoform X1 codes for MEKRKWLWKRKSSERSPGESESPGSISSYSDRHSDEQQDALRESPNNGMQSSEVTSNLTIIDDKVKEHLRSLTEKLSAALVNVGAKEDLVKQHAKVAEEAVAGWEKAENEVAVLKQQLEVAVQQNLKLEVRVSHLDGALKECVRQLRRARDEQEQRISDAMVEKTGEWELTKAELDKRLLELQEQVEAARAEISISILEVMQKENSSLKQELESRCKDLEIIMMERDLSTQAAETASKQQLESIKKIAMLEAECRKLQAAARKSSPTNDHKSVTASYYRESETDSHSDGGERMITLGLYAYNRKRNGYKASGSDSWSSVLISELDNSKNEKPKSKTLATCGVEIDVMDDFLEMERLAALCDTKISILSAETEAADGESISVDNPLRAELERSIKLVTDMEKKLEKIEAEKLKLERALDDSHVALSASKGMLVESEIQLEELMKELAAMNEAQVSLEYQLVSMEAEARTMSSCVDSLKAENEKERSIAAEFKVKSQELEMELQQTKTEIRLEELQKELASVNEAKESLEYQLVSMKAEAKTMSSCLDSLKAENEKERFIAAEFKVKCQELEMERQQTKTEIRLEELLKELAAVNEAKESLEYQLISMEAEARTMSSCVDSLKAENEKERSIAAEFKVKCQELEMELQQTTTSNSELKLKKEDLVVAADKLAECQKTIASLGKQLQSLATLENFLIDTSDIPGLSSKALLSGNGEVFGHLI; via the exons ATGGAAAAGAGGAAGTGGTTGTGGAAGAGGAAATCCTCTGAAAGAAGTCCTGGTGAAAGTGAAAGCCCTGGATCAATTTCATCGTATTCCGACAGACACTCCGATGAACAG CAGGATGCATTGAGAGAATCTCCAAATAATGGCATGCAATCATCAGAAGTCACGTCTAATTTGACAATCATCGATGATAAAGTGAAAGAACATTTGAGGAGTTTGACAGAAAAGTTATCAGCTGCTCTAGTGAATGTCGGTGCCAAAGAAGACCTAGTTAAGCAGCATGCAAAAGTTGCTGAAGAAGCTGTTGCCG GCTGGGAAAAGGCAGAAAATGAGGTGGCTGTATTAAAACAACAGCTTGAGGTTGCAGTGCAGCAGAACTTGAAATTGGAAGTGAGAGTCAGCCATCTTGATGGTGCCCTGAAAGAATGTGTCAGACAACTGAGAAGAGCAAGAGACGAGCAGGAGCAAAGAATCTCTGATGCTATGGTTGAGAAAACTGGTGAGTGGGAGTTGACAAAGGCCGAACTTGATAAGCGACTCCTTGAGCTCCAGGAACAAGTAGAAGCTGCCAGAGCTGAGATTTCTATTTCTATTCTTGAGGTTATGCAGAAAGAAAACTCATCCCTCAAGCAAGAGCTTGAATCTCGATGCAAGGATTTGGAAATTATAATGATGGAAAGGGATTTGAGCACCCAAGCTGCCGAAACTGCCAGCAAGCAACAGCTGGAGAGCATAAAAAAGATTGCTATGCTCGAGGCCGAGTGCCGGAAACTTCAAGCTGCAGCCAGAAAATCGTCTCCGACCAATGATCACAAGTCTGTCACAGCTTCTTATTATAGGGAGTCTGAGACAGATAGCCATTCAGATGGTGGGGAGAGGATGATCACATTAGGCCTTTATGCCTACAACAGGAAGAGAAATGGGTATAAAGCAAGTGGGTCGGACTCATGGTCATCTGTCTTAATATCTGAGCTTGATAATTCCAAGAATGAAAAGCCCAAGTCTAAAACTCTAGCTACCTGTGGTGTTGAAATTGATGTGATGGATGATTTTCTGGAGATGGAACGTCTTGCTGCATTATGTGACACAAAGATTAGCATACTATCTGCTGAAACTGAAGCTGCAGATGGAGAATCCATTTCTGTGGATAATCCTCTTAGAGCCGAACTTGAAAGATCGATTAAACTTGTAACTGACATGGAAAAGAAGTTGGAAAAGATTGAAGCAGAGAAATTAAAACTAGAGAGAGCTTTAGATGATAGTCATGTGGCTCTCAGTGCATCGAAAGGAATGCTGGTGGAGTCCGAGATCCAGTTGGAGGAGCTGATGAAGGAGTTGGCAGCGATGAATGAAGCACAAGTATCACTTGAATATCAGCTCGTAAGTATGGAAGCTGAAGCAAGAACCATGTCTTCTTGTGTCGATTCATTAAAGgcagaaaatgaaaaagaaagatcCATAGCAGCAGAATTCAAGGTCAAGTCTCAAGAATTGGAGATGGAACTTCAGCAGACTAAAACCGAGATCAGGTTGGAGGAGCTGCAGAAGGAGTTGGCCTCAGTGAATGAAGCAAAAGAATCACTTGAATATCAGCTCGTAAGTATGAAAGCTGAAGCAAAAACCATGTCTTCTTGTCTTGATTCACTGAAGgcagaaaatgaaaaagaaagattCATAGCTGCAGAATTCAAGGTCAAGTGTCAAGAATTGGAAATGGAACGTCAGCAGACTAAAACCGAGATCCGGTTGGAGGAGCTGCTGAAGGAGTTGGCAGCAGTGAATGAAGCAAAGGAGTCACTTGAATATCAGCTCATAAGTATGGAAGCTGAGGCAAGAACCATGTCTTCTTGTGTCGATTCACTGAAGgcagaaaatgaaaaagaaagatcCATAGCAGCAGAATTCAAGGTAAAATGTCAAGAATTGGAGATGGAACTTCAGCAGACTACAACTTCTAATAGTGAACTAAAGCTAAAAAAG GAGGATTTAGTTGTAGCTGCTGATAAACTTGCAGAATGTCAGAAAACAATTGCATCCCTTGGAAAACAGCTTCAATCTCTTGCAACATTGGAAAATTTCTTGATAGACACCTCCGACATACCAGGGCTCTCCTCAAAAGCACTGCTTTCAGGCAATGGAGAGGTATTCGGTCATCTTATATGA
- the LOC140968706 gene encoding photosystem II 22 kDa protein, chloroplastic-like isoform X1 has product MAAQAMLLTANAINGGEILIRRLKPKPFSHFLLPPKEASSPPSSTTGLIVALFKAKTKADPVKKAPAVKEKVKVEDGIFGTSGGIGFTKQNELFVGRVAMIGFAASLLGEAITGKGILAQLNLETGIPIYEAEPLLLFFILFNLLGAIGALGDRGRFVDEPTGLDRAVISPGKGLRSALGLGEGGPLFGFTKANELFVGRLAQLGIAFSIIGEIVTGKGALAQLNIETGVPITEIEPLILFNVAFFFFAAINPGTGKFLTDDGDD; this is encoded by the exons ATGGCTGCTCAAGCAATGCTGCTTACTGCTAATGCCATTAATGGCGGGGAGATTTTGATTCGAAGACTGAAACCGAAACCCTTTTCTCATTTCTTGCTGCCTCCAAAGGAGGCTAGTTCTCCTCCATCTTCAACAACTGGATTGATTGTTGCCCTTTTCAAGGCCAAAACCAAGGCAGATCCTGTCAAGAAG GCCCCAGCTGTGAAAGAGAAGGTTAAGGTGGAAGATGGGATCTTTGGAACTTCTGGAGGAATCGGTTTCACAAAGCAAAACGAGCTATTCGTTGGTCGTGTTGCCATGATTGGCTTTGCT GCATCACTGCTGGGAGAAGCAATTACGGGAAAGGGAATCTTAGCACAATTGAATTTGGAAACTGGAATTCCCATCTACGAAGCTGAGCCTCTTCTTCTGTTTTTCATACTGTTCAACTTGCTAGGAGCCATTGGAGCACTAGGCGACCGTGGCCGATTTGTCGACGAACCTACCGGACTTGACAGGGCTGTTATTTCCCCTGGGAAAGGCTTAAGGTCTGCATTGGGTCTTGGTGAAGGAG GTCCTTTATTTGGGTTCACGAAAGCCAACGAGCTTTTCGTCGGTAGACTGGCACAACTTGGCATTGCATTCTCGATAATCGGAGAGATCGTCACCGGAAAAGGAGCTTTGGCGCAGTTGAATATCGAAACCGGAGTTCCCATTACTGAGATCGAACCCCTTATTCTCTTCAACGTCGCATTCTTCTTCTTCGCAGCCATAAATCCTGGCACCGGAAAATTTCTCACTGATGATGGAGACGATTAA
- the LOC140968706 gene encoding photosystem II 22 kDa protein, chloroplastic-like isoform X2, with protein MAAQAMLLTANAINGGEILIRRLKPKPFSHFLLPPKEASSPPSSTTGLIVALFKAKTKAPAVKEKVKVEDGIFGTSGGIGFTKQNELFVGRVAMIGFAASLLGEAITGKGILAQLNLETGIPIYEAEPLLLFFILFNLLGAIGALGDRGRFVDEPTGLDRAVISPGKGLRSALGLGEGGPLFGFTKANELFVGRLAQLGIAFSIIGEIVTGKGALAQLNIETGVPITEIEPLILFNVAFFFFAAINPGTGKFLTDDGDD; from the exons ATGGCTGCTCAAGCAATGCTGCTTACTGCTAATGCCATTAATGGCGGGGAGATTTTGATTCGAAGACTGAAACCGAAACCCTTTTCTCATTTCTTGCTGCCTCCAAAGGAGGCTAGTTCTCCTCCATCTTCAACAACTGGATTGATTGTTGCCCTTTTCAAGGCCAAAACCAAG GCCCCAGCTGTGAAAGAGAAGGTTAAGGTGGAAGATGGGATCTTTGGAACTTCTGGAGGAATCGGTTTCACAAAGCAAAACGAGCTATTCGTTGGTCGTGTTGCCATGATTGGCTTTGCT GCATCACTGCTGGGAGAAGCAATTACGGGAAAGGGAATCTTAGCACAATTGAATTTGGAAACTGGAATTCCCATCTACGAAGCTGAGCCTCTTCTTCTGTTTTTCATACTGTTCAACTTGCTAGGAGCCATTGGAGCACTAGGCGACCGTGGCCGATTTGTCGACGAACCTACCGGACTTGACAGGGCTGTTATTTCCCCTGGGAAAGGCTTAAGGTCTGCATTGGGTCTTGGTGAAGGAG GTCCTTTATTTGGGTTCACGAAAGCCAACGAGCTTTTCGTCGGTAGACTGGCACAACTTGGCATTGCATTCTCGATAATCGGAGAGATCGTCACCGGAAAAGGAGCTTTGGCGCAGTTGAATATCGAAACCGGAGTTCCCATTACTGAGATCGAACCCCTTATTCTCTTCAACGTCGCATTCTTCTTCTTCGCAGCCATAAATCCTGGCACCGGAAAATTTCTCACTGATGATGGAGACGATTAA
- the LOC140968668 gene encoding filament-like plant protein isoform X2, whose amino-acid sequence MEKRKWLWKRKSSERSPGESESPGSISSYSDRHSDEQDALRESPNNGMQSSEVTSNLTIIDDKVKEHLRSLTEKLSAALVNVGAKEDLVKQHAKVAEEAVAGWEKAENEVAVLKQQLEVAVQQNLKLEVRVSHLDGALKECVRQLRRARDEQEQRISDAMVEKTGEWELTKAELDKRLLELQEQVEAARAEISISILEVMQKENSSLKQELESRCKDLEIIMMERDLSTQAAETASKQQLESIKKIAMLEAECRKLQAAARKSSPTNDHKSVTASYYRESETDSHSDGGERMITLGLYAYNRKRNGYKASGSDSWSSVLISELDNSKNEKPKSKTLATCGVEIDVMDDFLEMERLAALCDTKISILSAETEAADGESISVDNPLRAELERSIKLVTDMEKKLEKIEAEKLKLERALDDSHVALSASKGMLVESEIQLEELMKELAAMNEAQVSLEYQLVSMEAEARTMSSCVDSLKAENEKERSIAAEFKVKSQELEMELQQTKTEIRLEELQKELASVNEAKESLEYQLVSMKAEAKTMSSCLDSLKAENEKERFIAAEFKVKCQELEMERQQTKTEIRLEELLKELAAVNEAKESLEYQLISMEAEARTMSSCVDSLKAENEKERSIAAEFKVKCQELEMELQQTTTSNSELKLKKEDLVVAADKLAECQKTIASLGKQLQSLATLENFLIDTSDIPGLSSKALLSGNGEVFGHLI is encoded by the exons ATGGAAAAGAGGAAGTGGTTGTGGAAGAGGAAATCCTCTGAAAGAAGTCCTGGTGAAAGTGAAAGCCCTGGATCAATTTCATCGTATTCCGACAGACACTCCGATGAACAG GATGCATTGAGAGAATCTCCAAATAATGGCATGCAATCATCAGAAGTCACGTCTAATTTGACAATCATCGATGATAAAGTGAAAGAACATTTGAGGAGTTTGACAGAAAAGTTATCAGCTGCTCTAGTGAATGTCGGTGCCAAAGAAGACCTAGTTAAGCAGCATGCAAAAGTTGCTGAAGAAGCTGTTGCCG GCTGGGAAAAGGCAGAAAATGAGGTGGCTGTATTAAAACAACAGCTTGAGGTTGCAGTGCAGCAGAACTTGAAATTGGAAGTGAGAGTCAGCCATCTTGATGGTGCCCTGAAAGAATGTGTCAGACAACTGAGAAGAGCAAGAGACGAGCAGGAGCAAAGAATCTCTGATGCTATGGTTGAGAAAACTGGTGAGTGGGAGTTGACAAAGGCCGAACTTGATAAGCGACTCCTTGAGCTCCAGGAACAAGTAGAAGCTGCCAGAGCTGAGATTTCTATTTCTATTCTTGAGGTTATGCAGAAAGAAAACTCATCCCTCAAGCAAGAGCTTGAATCTCGATGCAAGGATTTGGAAATTATAATGATGGAAAGGGATTTGAGCACCCAAGCTGCCGAAACTGCCAGCAAGCAACAGCTGGAGAGCATAAAAAAGATTGCTATGCTCGAGGCCGAGTGCCGGAAACTTCAAGCTGCAGCCAGAAAATCGTCTCCGACCAATGATCACAAGTCTGTCACAGCTTCTTATTATAGGGAGTCTGAGACAGATAGCCATTCAGATGGTGGGGAGAGGATGATCACATTAGGCCTTTATGCCTACAACAGGAAGAGAAATGGGTATAAAGCAAGTGGGTCGGACTCATGGTCATCTGTCTTAATATCTGAGCTTGATAATTCCAAGAATGAAAAGCCCAAGTCTAAAACTCTAGCTACCTGTGGTGTTGAAATTGATGTGATGGATGATTTTCTGGAGATGGAACGTCTTGCTGCATTATGTGACACAAAGATTAGCATACTATCTGCTGAAACTGAAGCTGCAGATGGAGAATCCATTTCTGTGGATAATCCTCTTAGAGCCGAACTTGAAAGATCGATTAAACTTGTAACTGACATGGAAAAGAAGTTGGAAAAGATTGAAGCAGAGAAATTAAAACTAGAGAGAGCTTTAGATGATAGTCATGTGGCTCTCAGTGCATCGAAAGGAATGCTGGTGGAGTCCGAGATCCAGTTGGAGGAGCTGATGAAGGAGTTGGCAGCGATGAATGAAGCACAAGTATCACTTGAATATCAGCTCGTAAGTATGGAAGCTGAAGCAAGAACCATGTCTTCTTGTGTCGATTCATTAAAGgcagaaaatgaaaaagaaagatcCATAGCAGCAGAATTCAAGGTCAAGTCTCAAGAATTGGAGATGGAACTTCAGCAGACTAAAACCGAGATCAGGTTGGAGGAGCTGCAGAAGGAGTTGGCCTCAGTGAATGAAGCAAAAGAATCACTTGAATATCAGCTCGTAAGTATGAAAGCTGAAGCAAAAACCATGTCTTCTTGTCTTGATTCACTGAAGgcagaaaatgaaaaagaaagattCATAGCTGCAGAATTCAAGGTCAAGTGTCAAGAATTGGAAATGGAACGTCAGCAGACTAAAACCGAGATCCGGTTGGAGGAGCTGCTGAAGGAGTTGGCAGCAGTGAATGAAGCAAAGGAGTCACTTGAATATCAGCTCATAAGTATGGAAGCTGAGGCAAGAACCATGTCTTCTTGTGTCGATTCACTGAAGgcagaaaatgaaaaagaaagatcCATAGCAGCAGAATTCAAGGTAAAATGTCAAGAATTGGAGATGGAACTTCAGCAGACTACAACTTCTAATAGTGAACTAAAGCTAAAAAAG GAGGATTTAGTTGTAGCTGCTGATAAACTTGCAGAATGTCAGAAAACAATTGCATCCCTTGGAAAACAGCTTCAATCTCTTGCAACATTGGAAAATTTCTTGATAGACACCTCCGACATACCAGGGCTCTCCTCAAAAGCACTGCTTTCAGGCAATGGAGAGGTATTCGGTCATCTTATATGA